Proteins from a genomic interval of Chanos chanos chromosome 3, fChaCha1.1, whole genome shotgun sequence:
- the isoc1 gene encoding isochorismatase domain-containing protein 1, whose translation MADAHCNSNHVPVLLSFSVFSRPSSVPIGSGYEVLIQKFLSIYGYQIDVHRKFVIQLFSEEWGQYIDLPKGFTISEKCKLRLVPLQTDSSMATLGNLSPPTTVFFCCDMQERFRPAIKYFGDIISVGQRLLQGARILGIPIIVSEQYPKGLGSTVQEMDLTGAKLVFPKTKFSMVLPEVEAALAEIPGVRSIVLFGVETHVCIQQTALDLIGRGFEVHIVADATSSRSMMDRMFALERLARTGIIVTTSESVLLQLVADKEHPKFKEIQNIIKASAPESGLLSKV comes from the exons ATGGCGGACGCTCACTGCAACAGTAACCACGTCCCCGTCTTGCTTtcgttttctgtcttttcacgGCCGTCATCTGTACCCATCGGTTCTGGATATGAAGTTCTCATTCAGAAGTTTCTATCTATATACGGCTACCAAATCGACGTTCATCGCAAATTTGTGATTCAACTGTTCTCAGAGGAATGGGGACAGTACATTGATTTGCCCAAAGGATTCACAATATCAGAGAAATGCAAGCTGCGATTAGTTCCTCTTCAGACTGAT AGCTCTATGGCCACGCTGGGGAATCTCTCCCCACCAACCACTGTCTTCTTCTGCTGTGATATGCAGGAGAGGTTCAGACCTGCCATCAAGTACTTTGGTGATATCATTAGTGTGGGACAGAGACTG CTCCAGGGGGCACGTATCCTTGGTATTCCCATAATCGTGTCAGAGCAATACCCAAAAGGCCTGGGTAGCACAGTGCAGGAGATGGACCTGACTGGGGCTAAGCTGGTCTTCCCCAAGACCAAGTTCTCCATGGTGCTGCCAGAGGTGGAAGCTGCCCTTGCTGAGATTCCTGGTGTCCGCAGCATCGTGCTGTTCGGTGTGGAG ACCCATGTGTGCATTCAGCAGACAGCTCTGGACCTTATTGGGAGAGGTTTTGAGGTGCACATTGTCGCTGATGCCACATCCTCCAGAAGCATGATGGACAGAATGTTTGCACTAGAG CGACTGGCACGTACAGGAATCATCGTTACAACCAGCGAGTCAGTTCTTCTGCAGCTTGTGGCTGATAAAGAACATCCAAAGTTCAAGGAGATCCAGAATATCATCAAAGCCAGTGCCCCTGAGTCAGGTTTGCTGTCAAAGGTGTAA